One Luteitalea sp. DNA segment encodes these proteins:
- a CDS encoding response regulator, with product MADAARATRHERATAIEPKSVETLRVCHRFTHASSFTRRQMAHPGACTCTPDGARHHCCRWCGSCRPVGADSVTLVTRSLQPRERMETIRAIVVDDERPARRRVLDLLGCSEEVEVVGECRDGWEAVELIRACTPQLMFLDIQMPNLNGFGVVESVEPQLLPAIVFITAYDTYAIQAFEAHALDYLVKPFGDERFETALRRVCRLIRSQTGRQADPRIVSLVAERGGASAEPGYLTRLVLKVNGRITFLDVDDVDWIEACGVYVHLHVGQRTHLYRSSVAQLLQRLDPSRFVRVHRSSVVNTSRIRSLQPRSHGDYQRDAAERHRARHEPLLSPTARKLAAAATVRAKGARDQGIKGFDGATRSAWSTSHPSSLDP from the coding sequence ATGGCCGATGCCGCGCGCGCCACCCGTCACGAGCGCGCGACGGCCATCGAGCCGAAATCTGTCGAGACTCTTCGTGTGTGTCATCGATTTACTCATGCTTCATCCTTCACCCGTCGTCAAATGGCGCACCCAGGCGCCTGCACCTGCACCCCGGACGGCGCGCGGCACCATTGTTGTCGATGGTGTGGTTCCTGTCGACCCGTCGGTGCCGACAGCGTTACACTGGTGACGCGCTCATTACAGCCTCGCGAACGTATGGAGACCATTCGAGCCATCGTCGTGGACGACGAGAGACCGGCGCGGCGCCGCGTGTTGGACCTCCTCGGGTGCAGCGAGGAGGTCGAGGTCGTGGGGGAGTGCCGGGACGGCTGGGAGGCCGTCGAGCTGATTCGCGCCTGCACACCGCAGTTGATGTTCCTCGATATTCAGATGCCGAATCTGAATGGCTTCGGTGTGGTCGAATCGGTCGAGCCGCAGCTGCTGCCGGCCATCGTCTTCATCACAGCGTATGACACGTACGCGATCCAGGCGTTCGAGGCGCACGCGCTGGACTATCTGGTCAAGCCGTTCGGCGACGAGCGTTTCGAGACAGCGCTTCGACGGGTCTGTCGGCTCATTCGGTCGCAGACGGGACGCCAAGCGGATCCGAGAATTGTGAGCCTGGTGGCGGAGCGCGGTGGCGCGAGCGCCGAGCCCGGTTACCTCACGCGGCTGGTTCTCAAGGTGAACGGGCGCATCACCTTCCTTGACGTGGACGATGTCGACTGGATCGAAGCGTGCGGCGTCTATGTCCATCTCCACGTGGGGCAGCGGACGCACTTGTACCGATCCAGTGTCGCTCAGCTCCTACAGCGGCTCGACCCCTCTCGCTTCGTGCGCGTCCATCGCTCGTCGGTCGTCAACACCAGCCGCATCAGATCGCTCCAACCGCGCAGCCATGGTGATTACCAACGTGATGCTGCGGAACGGCACCGAGCTCGTCATGAGCCGCTGCTATCGCCCACAGCTCGAAAGCTGGCTGCGGCAGCCACTGTAAGGGCCAAGGGGGCAAGGGATCAAGGAATCAAGGGATTCGATGGGGCCACACGCTCAGCGTGGTCAACGTCACACCCTTCATCCCTAGACCCCTAG